From the genome of Pelagicoccus sp. SDUM812003, one region includes:
- the purN gene encoding phosphoribosylglycinamide formyltransferase codes for MRLGFLASHGGSNMQAILDACASGAIAATPTILICNNPGAPALERATKAGLTAEVLNNTTHPLFEELDDAITQALSISRVDLVILAGYMKHVGPRVLSAFQNRILNVHPALLPKYGGQGMFGMNVHRAVIENGEKESGATVHLVNEIYDEGPILAQAKVPVFPVDTPETLRKRVLEQEHRLYPETIAKIVNGEIKLP; via the coding sequence ATGAGACTCGGATTCCTGGCATCCCACGGCGGAAGCAACATGCAAGCGATCCTCGACGCTTGCGCTAGCGGCGCCATCGCCGCCACCCCAACCATCCTGATCTGCAACAATCCCGGCGCTCCGGCTCTGGAGCGGGCGACGAAAGCCGGCCTGACCGCAGAGGTGCTCAACAACACGACCCACCCGCTTTTCGAGGAGCTCGACGACGCCATCACGCAAGCACTCTCCATCTCCCGCGTCGACCTGGTGATCCTCGCCGGCTACATGAAACACGTGGGCCCCCGCGTGCTCAGCGCGTTCCAGAACCGCATTCTCAACGTGCATCCGGCCCTGCTGCCGAAATACGGCGGCCAAGGCATGTTCGGCATGAACGTGCATCGAGCGGTGATCGAAAACGGAGAAAAGGAGTCCGGCGCCACCGTGCATCTGGTCAACGAGATCTACGACGAAGGTCCGATCCTGGCCCAAGCGAAAGTGCCGGTTTTCCCCGTCGACACCCCCGAGACCCTGCGCAAGCGGGTGCTGGAGCAGGAGCATCGGCTCTATCCCGAGACCATCGCCAAGATCGTAAACGGCGAAATCAAGCTCCCCTAG
- a CDS encoding undecaprenyl-diphosphate phosphatase has protein sequence MSLLESIILGIIQGLTEFLPVSSSGHLELGKVILGIETTEDVSFTVVVHGATVLSTIAIFWRDILGLFRGLFSSDWNESKRYIAMLLFSSLPVIFIGLFFKEEVESLFNGNVLLVGSMLLLTGCLLSFTYYTPKEGGPVTFKSALIIGISQAIAVMPGISRSGSTIATALLLGVDKAKAARFSFLMVLIPIIGANCKDILDGGMAESTVGAVPLIAGFIAAFISGVLACRWMISIVTRGKLIYFAIYCFIVGTIAIGAHFLA, from the coding sequence ATGTCGCTCCTCGAATCCATCATCCTCGGCATCATCCAAGGCCTCACCGAATTTCTTCCTGTCAGCAGCAGCGGGCACCTCGAGCTGGGCAAGGTCATCCTGGGCATCGAAACCACCGAAGACGTCAGCTTCACCGTGGTGGTGCATGGGGCCACCGTGCTCTCCACCATCGCCATCTTCTGGAGAGACATTCTCGGCCTTTTCCGCGGTCTCTTCTCTAGCGACTGGAACGAGTCGAAGCGCTACATCGCGATGCTGCTGTTTTCGTCCCTTCCGGTTATCTTCATCGGTCTCTTCTTCAAGGAGGAAGTGGAAAGCCTCTTCAACGGAAACGTGCTGCTGGTGGGCAGCATGCTGCTGCTCACGGGATGCCTGCTCTCGTTCACCTACTACACGCCTAAGGAAGGCGGTCCGGTGACCTTCAAGTCCGCCCTGATCATCGGCATTTCCCAAGCCATCGCGGTCATGCCCGGCATCTCGCGCTCAGGCTCCACCATCGCCACCGCCTTGCTGCTAGGAGTGGACAAGGCCAAAGCCGCCCGCTTCTCCTTTCTCATGGTGCTGATCCCCATCATCGGGGCCAACTGCAAGGATATCCTCGATGGCGGCATGGCGGAGAGCACGGTTGGGGCCGTCCCACTCATCGCCGGCTTCATCGCCGCTTTCATCTCCGGAGTGCTCGCCTGCAGGTGGATGATCTCCATCGTGACCCGCGGCAAGCTCATCTACTTCGCCATCTATTGCTTCATCGTTGGCACCATCGCCATCGGCGCCCATTTCCTCGCCTAG
- a CDS encoding fructosamine kinase family protein, whose translation MDDRALIENALYEATGKPFSIASQQAIGGGCINDAFRLQGEDRSYFLKSNRPHFADAYAAEALALRQLGECDGVRVPKVIVELQSDTQAYLILEYIPTRASRSGDWESLGRGLAELHAVEQPFFGWERDNLIGATPQPNERSDDWIAFFRERRLEHQLRLCHSRGFTPRGADTLLERLEDFFEDHRPHPSLLHGDLWSGNVAFDADGQPFIFDPGSYYGDREADIAFTEFFGGFSREFYEAYNDSLSLSAGYSVRKTLYNLYHCLNHVYLFGSGYTSQAEEMVRQLLSEV comes from the coding sequence GTGGACGATCGGGCTCTGATAGAAAACGCGCTTTACGAGGCCACGGGAAAACCGTTTTCCATCGCCTCCCAACAGGCCATCGGGGGCGGCTGCATCAACGACGCATTTCGCCTGCAAGGCGAGGATCGTTCCTACTTTCTCAAATCGAACCGGCCTCACTTCGCGGACGCCTACGCAGCGGAAGCTCTCGCCCTGCGTCAGTTGGGTGAATGCGATGGCGTGCGCGTGCCAAAGGTCATCGTCGAGCTGCAAAGCGACACCCAAGCATATTTGATTCTCGAATACATCCCCACCCGAGCCTCACGCTCCGGAGACTGGGAATCGCTGGGACGCGGCCTCGCCGAGCTGCATGCCGTAGAGCAGCCGTTTTTCGGCTGGGAACGCGACAACCTCATCGGAGCCACGCCGCAGCCCAACGAGCGCAGCGACGACTGGATCGCCTTCTTTCGCGAGCGCCGGCTAGAGCATCAGCTCCGCCTCTGCCATTCGCGCGGCTTCACGCCACGCGGAGCCGACACGCTGCTGGAGCGCCTGGAGGATTTCTTCGAGGATCATCGCCCCCATCCCTCGCTGCTTCATGGTGACCTCTGGTCGGGCAACGTGGCGTTCGACGCGGACGGGCAACCATTCATCTTCGATCCCGGCAGCTACTACGGCGATCGCGAAGCGGACATCGCCTTCACCGAATTCTTCGGCGGTTTCTCACGCGAGTTCTACGAGGCCTATAACGACTCCCTGTCATTATCTGCTGGATACTCAGTGAGAAAAACGCTCTACAATCTCTACCATTGTCTCAACCATGTCTACCTCTTCGGCTCCGGCTACACCAGCCAGGCCGAAGAAATGGTCCGCCAATTGCTGAGCGAGGTCTAG
- a CDS encoding low molecular weight protein-tyrosine-phosphatase has protein sequence MSTQPTSISSILFVCMGNICRSPAGENVMRKLLQDAGLQDQVECDSAGTIGYHTGNSPDARMSAAGRKRGLPMTGRARQVVAEDLDRFDLVLAMDNDNYADLMQLATDENRAKVKRFCDFCIEYSDTQVPDPYYGGAQGFEHVLDLLEDGCQQILEAVQDSRS, from the coding sequence ATGAGCACGCAACCCACCTCCATTTCCTCCATTCTCTTCGTCTGCATGGGAAACATCTGTCGTTCTCCCGCAGGGGAAAACGTGATGCGAAAACTCCTACAAGACGCGGGACTGCAAGATCAGGTCGAATGCGACTCAGCCGGCACCATCGGCTACCACACCGGCAACAGCCCGGACGCTCGCATGTCGGCCGCTGGACGCAAACGCGGTTTGCCCATGACCGGCAGAGCTCGCCAAGTGGTCGCGGAGGATCTCGATCGCTTCGATCTGGTGCTCGCCATGGACAACGACAACTACGCAGACTTGATGCAGCTGGCGACCGACGAAAACCGCGCCAAAGTGAAACGATTCTGCGACTTCTGCATCGAATATTCGGATACGCAAGTTCCCGATCCCTACTACGGCGGGGCCCAAGGCTTCGAGCACGTGCTCGACTTGCTGGAAGATGGCTGCCAACAGATCCTCGAAGCCGTGCAAGACTCGCGCTCCTGA
- a CDS encoding AarF/UbiB family protein, whose protein sequence is MALKPFEFLSNAVRAKEIVTVLARNGFADLLQKLDLPPRLMKAFGSQVPQKRSQWERLRMVMEQLGPTFVKVGQLLSMRPDLVPEALIVELKKLQETVPPVSFDSIRPIVEEELGQSLDSIFTHFEEEAVGAASMAQVHRAVLVANGRRVAVKVQRPNLQKVIDADFDILSWFAKQAHDRVEDLQPLNLPDVIEALRESLERELDFRREAKSLAFFELRNAHPKEIAAPKVFSEYCTRRVLVMEWIEGRKLSDIEPNSDEAKRIARVGSRSLFHQILMNGFFHADPHAGNVRVMPDGRVCLLDWGMTGQLTERMRFGLVDLFVAFVKGDPEQVTRLAISLEDTGESIDRRRMERDVNLAIREHYNPDTGEGDVGRAVLKLLYVFGQNGVDLARDYSLMAKAILCVEETGTYLDETYNIKTEFEPVLTELIRKRRNPKRMIRDFRDSVLFGIDQLQNVPEEALRILKKIEKDNLKINLQHKGLEDLDDAISDASNKITLGIIIGCLLVGSSLIVTSNTPPIVFGFPILGIAGFVLSFLLGLYVAFDILRGPPRQ, encoded by the coding sequence ATGGCTCTCAAACCTTTCGAGTTTCTTTCCAACGCAGTACGGGCCAAGGAGATCGTGACCGTTCTTGCCCGCAATGGCTTTGCGGACCTCCTGCAAAAACTGGATCTCCCGCCGCGCTTGATGAAAGCCTTCGGCTCTCAGGTGCCGCAAAAGCGCAGCCAGTGGGAGCGCTTGCGCATGGTGATGGAGCAGTTGGGGCCGACCTTCGTGAAGGTGGGGCAGCTGCTCAGCATGCGACCGGACTTGGTGCCGGAGGCCTTGATCGTAGAACTAAAGAAGCTGCAGGAGACAGTGCCGCCTGTATCCTTCGATTCGATACGTCCGATCGTCGAAGAGGAGCTCGGGCAGAGTCTGGACAGCATTTTCACCCACTTCGAGGAGGAGGCGGTAGGGGCCGCTTCCATGGCCCAAGTGCATCGAGCAGTTCTGGTGGCGAATGGACGCCGCGTGGCGGTGAAGGTGCAGCGCCCCAATCTGCAGAAGGTGATCGACGCGGACTTCGACATCCTGAGCTGGTTCGCCAAGCAGGCTCACGATCGGGTGGAGGACCTGCAGCCGCTGAATCTGCCGGATGTGATCGAGGCCTTGCGGGAGAGTTTGGAGCGCGAGCTGGATTTTCGGCGCGAAGCCAAGAGCCTGGCGTTTTTCGAGCTTCGAAACGCCCATCCCAAGGAGATCGCAGCGCCCAAGGTGTTCAGCGAGTATTGCACGCGTCGCGTGCTGGTCATGGAGTGGATCGAGGGACGCAAGCTTTCGGACATCGAGCCGAATAGCGACGAGGCCAAGCGCATCGCCCGCGTCGGGTCTCGCTCCTTGTTCCACCAGATTCTGATGAACGGGTTTTTCCATGCGGATCCGCACGCGGGAAACGTGCGCGTGATGCCGGACGGGCGAGTCTGTTTGCTGGACTGGGGCATGACGGGGCAGTTGACCGAGCGCATGCGATTCGGCCTGGTCGATCTCTTCGTGGCCTTCGTGAAGGGCGACCCAGAGCAGGTCACGCGGCTGGCGATTTCCCTGGAGGACACGGGCGAATCGATCGACCGTCGTCGCATGGAGCGCGATGTGAATCTCGCTATCCGAGAGCATTACAATCCGGATACAGGCGAGGGCGACGTGGGCAGGGCGGTGTTGAAACTCCTCTACGTGTTCGGACAGAACGGGGTCGATCTGGCTCGCGACTATTCGCTGATGGCCAAGGCGATCTTATGCGTGGAGGAAACGGGGACGTATTTGGATGAGACCTACAACATCAAGACCGAGTTCGAACCGGTCTTGACTGAGCTTATTCGCAAGCGACGCAACCCGAAGCGCATGATTCGGGATTTTCGCGATAGCGTGCTTTTTGGGATCGATCAGCTGCAGAACGTGCCGGAGGAAGCGCTGCGAATTCTGAAGAAGATCGAGAAGGACAACCTGAAGATCAATTTGCAGCACAAAGGGCTGGAGGATCTCGACGATGCGATTAGCGACGCCAGCAACAAGATCACGCTCGGCATCATTATCGGCTGTTTGCTGGTCGGCTCGTCGCTGATCGTGACTTCCAATACGCCGCCAATCGTATTCGGTTTTCCGATACTTGGGATCGCGGGTTTCGTGCTCTCGTTTCTCCTGGGACTGTATGTGGCCTTCGACATCTTGCGCGGGCCGCCGCGTCAATAG
- a CDS encoding cytochrome c oxidase assembly factor Coa1 family protein: protein MPQESPKQLTPTVLPLFMPSDRTNDYVPPKSWLRRNWLWFLPVGCLSSLLLFAGTIALIAHLVFSTLKQSDPYQTALASAQASPELAAKIGSPVEASYFATGSIHLENSDGDASLAIPVSGPEGGAIIYVEATKSSGEWTYEYLSAELNDTRERIALDPSRGE, encoded by the coding sequence ATGCCCCAAGAATCCCCGAAACAGCTAACGCCCACCGTTCTCCCACTCTTCATGCCCTCGGACCGCACCAACGACTACGTCCCTCCGAAAAGCTGGCTGCGGCGCAACTGGCTCTGGTTTCTCCCGGTCGGCTGCTTGAGTTCGCTGCTGCTCTTCGCCGGAACCATCGCCCTGATCGCCCACTTGGTCTTCTCCACTCTCAAGCAATCCGACCCCTACCAAACCGCTCTGGCCAGCGCCCAAGCCTCCCCGGAACTGGCCGCCAAGATCGGCTCCCCCGTCGAAGCCAGCTACTTCGCCACCGGCAGCATCCATCTGGAAAACAGCGACGGCGACGCTTCCCTCGCCATTCCCGTTTCCGGACCGGAGGGAGGAGCCATCATCTACGTCGAAGCGACGAAATCCTCCGGCGAATGGACCTACGAATACCTTTCGGCGGAGCTCAACGACACCCGAGAGCGCATCGCGCTGGACCCATCCCGCGGAGAATAG
- the holA gene encoding DNA polymerase III subunit delta — protein MSQAPFIYVSGPDDFLASRLAKEIWTEMKQEVTDDFSVEIINGHAGKVDEVADAVNRFREATQTLGLFGGRRVVWLKDVSFLADNQTGRAEGTQTLCQDLQEILEAINPDEVGVLISASPVDRRKRFPKFLEKTGDFRPAGGMDSKGGGVETLVAAMTQECQSMGVSIARDAVEVLISKVNGNSRLLLEEVRKLGTYLGPEGGEITSKLIEELTPNFGEGDFFESTEAFFSRDIDWTLAALRRHFFAGNDARPVIASLQNRNRLLIQLRSLIDGGEIRLGGRGFSKPEFEKAAAKYASYYDGLSGKSNYNVFTQNLWYMGKLAGTGRLPTLKALIDHQLDFITAFEEIVERPNEQEEALRAMAIRCLAA, from the coding sequence ATGTCTCAAGCCCCTTTCATCTACGTGTCCGGACCCGACGATTTTCTGGCCAGCCGCCTCGCCAAAGAGATCTGGACGGAAATGAAGCAGGAGGTGACGGACGATTTCTCGGTGGAAATCATCAACGGTCACGCGGGAAAGGTGGACGAAGTGGCGGACGCGGTGAACCGTTTCCGCGAAGCGACGCAGACGCTTGGCCTGTTTGGCGGACGTCGCGTGGTTTGGCTCAAGGACGTGAGCTTTCTGGCGGACAACCAGACGGGTCGGGCGGAGGGGACTCAGACCCTTTGCCAAGACCTGCAGGAGATCCTCGAGGCGATCAATCCGGACGAGGTCGGGGTGCTGATTTCCGCCTCGCCGGTGGACCGTCGCAAGCGTTTCCCCAAGTTCCTGGAAAAGACAGGCGACTTTCGCCCCGCTGGCGGCATGGACTCCAAAGGCGGCGGAGTGGAGACCTTGGTCGCCGCCATGACGCAGGAGTGCCAGTCGATGGGCGTTTCCATCGCCCGCGACGCGGTGGAGGTGCTGATCAGCAAGGTCAATGGCAACTCGCGACTGCTGCTGGAGGAGGTGCGCAAGCTTGGGACCTATCTCGGGCCGGAGGGCGGCGAGATCACCAGCAAGCTGATCGAGGAGCTCACCCCGAACTTTGGCGAAGGGGATTTCTTCGAGTCCACGGAGGCGTTTTTCTCCCGCGACATCGACTGGACGCTGGCTGCGCTGCGTCGGCATTTTTTCGCGGGAAACGACGCGCGCCCGGTGATCGCTTCGCTGCAGAACCGCAATCGGCTGCTGATCCAGCTGCGGTCGCTGATCGACGGCGGGGAAATTCGCTTGGGCGGGCGCGGGTTTAGCAAGCCGGAGTTCGAGAAAGCCGCGGCCAAGTACGCCAGCTACTACGATGGGCTGAGCGGGAAGAGCAACTATAACGTCTTCACCCAGAACCTTTGGTACATGGGCAAACTGGCCGGAACCGGGCGGCTTCCCACTTTGAAGGCCCTGATCGACCATCAGCTCGATTTCATCACCGCCTTCGAGGAAATCGTGGAGCGTCCCAACGAACAGGAAGAGGCCTTGCGGGCCATGGCGATTCGCTGCCTAGCTGCGTAA